In a genomic window of Piliocolobus tephrosceles isolate RC106 chromosome 1, ASM277652v3, whole genome shotgun sequence:
- the SH3BGRL3 gene encoding SH3 domain-binding glutamic acid-rich-like protein 3, translating into MTCGRSRKETAPEHGGGVVSRQCSCHYCRSLPAGPSTPSMSGLRVYSTSVTGSREIKSQQSEVTRILDGKRIQYQLVDISQDNALRDEMRALAGNPKATPPQIVNGDQYCGDYELFVEAVEQNTLQEFLKLA; encoded by the exons ATGACTTGCGGGCGGAGCAGGAAGGAAACCGCTCCAGAGCACGGCGGCGGCGTCGTCTCCCGGCAGTGCAGCTGCCACTACTGCCGCTCTCTGCCCGCCGGCCCGTCTACCCCCAGCATGAGCGGCCTGCGCGTCTACAGCACGTCGGTCACCGGCTCCCGCGAA ATCAAGTCCCAGCAGAGCGAGGTGACCCGAATCCTGGATGGGAAGCGCATCCAATACCAGCTAGTGGACATCTCCCAGGACAACGCCCTGAGGGATGAGATGCGAGCCTTGGCGGGCAACCCCAAGGCCACCCCACCCCAGATTGTCAACGGGGACCAGTACTGTGGG GACTATGAGCTCTTCGTGGAGGCCGTGGAACAAAACACTCTGCAGGAGTTCCTGAAGCTGGCCTGA